aattggtttcttatatttacattgaatCCAAAcacgatacatttttaactgtttaCCTCTATTTACTTGCATACGACGATCAACAATATTCTGAACTTGTTCAAACCCTGCTTCTAGGAACAATTTTTGAAcatcatctaaaaaaaaataggaaaattgttaatttcaaCAACATATATTAggaaagaatatattataaatcagttaaaaaatcaaaacccaCCAAAAATCCTACTTagttttatacagttttaaactcaataattaatattaagtgcAATTAGtgcaataataaacttttttataaatgtgttttaaaattttaatttcaactgcaattacaatttcaaaaaaaaggaaaaaatccAAGagattaaaaacttattcatattaaattcaacAGTAATTTCAAATAGTTTAGTAATTGTAACTATACCTTGTGTAAAAAAGTATACCAATGTTCCATCACCTctgctataataattttctgataTGCATCTTCCTTCTTTAAACCTTAGCTGTGCCATGTCATATCTGCCATAATCGCGAAACAATACCATGCCTCCTGGTTTCAAGTACTGATAAAACTTACCCACTACATGTTTTAACCTATAAAAcagtaatttcaaattataataagtattgtagaatatttttttaactcaatatatattatatcacactTTTCTGGTTGTATAGCGGAAAGaacaaaaaccaataatataacatctaAACTCTCCAAAGCAAATGGAGGATTCCATTCATCATTAGTTATATCACATACAAATGCTGTACAATGTTCTTCGTTATATTCtgaattttcttttaagatttttatggcatttgaagaaaaatcaCAACAGTACACATGTACATTGTTGTCTACACAGTGTGATAATATGGGAAAGACCGAATTTCCAACTCCACATCCCACTTCTAATATAGAActtgatttttcatttttaagtgaAGTTATCTCTGGAAATTCAGTGAACAACCAACATCTATTcttaaaaaacctaaaaataaaatatttgtaataaaatagatagaaaaaaatctagatttgtattaaaacagtcaaaacacataatatacctactaagtaaataaataaatacaaactaaaaatataataatttatcaatataatcaaataatcaatCACCGTTCCATgattataacatacaaatacttattattgagACCCTGATATATTTTGGCATATACTACAAATTCTCAGAACAATTATTACTCAGAAAGAAGTGTActgaataacaaatataaactatattacagaaggtgaaaataaaaatgaactaaaGACACATTTGATGgtggaattaaaatatattttttaaaaaaaaacagatatttaaattgtaataattgggtttttgtaaatataccaatacaaaaggtaaactaataatttataaaatcactattaaaattcataagtataaaaaatattttttaaataatcctaTTGAAAATTATCTTAACAATCCACCTAAGGATGATTGAAAGaatagtatctatatttatattaataatacatacttttCTTGATGGacagaataaaatttattccaATATTCATCagcattattttctaaatcagCAGCTTTTTCTGAAGGCATTTTACTTTTCATATGCACACCTACTTGTGACAGAGCTTCTGTTTCTTGTGCTTCATCCCATTCTACATTATccctaaacataaaaattattattaatttactagaaTTTAGAGGTAAATTTATCAAGCAAGTTGGATACtaacttatacaatttaaaagtaatgtttCACttctatataattgttattaaaaattaaatttatatagcatttaatattaaaacttacagtcaataatttcgataaaattataaattattcttaccatgcattatgtttaaaaacgtCATCATCGGTTTTTAAAAACCTATTACCAAATTGCTTTCTTTTAGATTTGTCTATTGATTCAGTCATTGTATAGAATGTTAATTTCTTTATTCTACCactgttgtattatttataaaattaggtaaatatatcctaacattttaaacttttaaagttaatttaaattttaacgtgtGTGAAGTTGGGTGACTAAAGTTAGGTGACTATTTTTCGGACGACTAGTGATAAGAAACCCCGTATACTGTGTTGCGTTTAATTCAATTTCAGGCGTAcagtattattacattaaaaccaTAAGGTAGATGTCGCCTTATgtcatacaataattaattgttttaaaagtatatacctaaataaaattccTTTACCACGATATTTATACCGAATATATACTGTATTCAtaacatatttgaaataataataataacaataatagaaagttaggttataaattgCTCTAGTGTTGAGACTCAAGTCTAAAATGGTAAAATCGTTGTTCTCGACTCATTCTTCTCTATTCGTATATTATgctttctaataaattaatattgttgtctttttagttaatactagcttattaaaattttaagaatacaatttgttaaaaatgaaatacatacTAGGTACATCAATCACGTTTTACGGAAGGACACAGGTATGTGTAATATACGGTAGTAGTATATGGCTTAACCACGTTTTTGACTGAACTAATTGTGAAGTTTGATTGTTTGGATATATGTATCAAATTatgaatacttaattaatgtaaaagcataactaattttttaagtatgaaaCATAGTATCCAGTAAATGTTAGAATCTTTGAAGAAATGTtcatgttttgaatatttcaacTCGCAAGCTGTTCCAAAATAAGTTGGATGACATCAGTTATCTATCAGGAATCATTACCcaaaaaacaagtaaatattaatacaattaatacaatttgctCTTGAAGCATTTAATtccttattgtatttatttttccaattcaTTTTCAGATGGCATGCAGTCAACACATCTATCGTTCTAATATTATGGCTCAAGAATGTTTTATTGAATCTATTAACAAACTCAGTTATTGTTGTATCCTttacttaaaatgaaaattgtataatgagtaattatgtacaaaaaaataaattataaattaaagatttattttaaatatgcgtttattttcagtgatataatttgttaatggtaattattttttgttttcaattaataattatcatgtcttttaaatttttgtggttgtaaagtattttatttgattgtcCATGAATGCCGGTGTTGCATTGTCACAAGTTTAATGATGATTTGTAcaagtgtaaaatattgtattcagtaccttatattaatagtttatttttaaattaaaatctctaTATTTTTCAGGCGCATGTGATCAAGGTTTTTCTGTAAGTTTTCTACTCGGTTTTCCTCgtgatttcattttatattttatttttctgcgGTTATTCTCTAATAAACTACTGActctaaacatttaattgttagatatatacaattttattcaatttttattgtttattttatattgtgttttattatttactttattatgtgttttaatagtttttattgttaacagtgtttttttattattttatatttaattaaattttttttgaatattgttttatttttattttttattttattttttgttttagttgtAGTTTTAGTTTTAGGTATAGCTGTCTAAAGAGTTTAGACTCTTGACAGTTAAAAGTGTCGACGAGTTACTGTTTCAGACACAAAACAGCCGACGAGTTACTGTTTCAGGCGTATAAAAGTGTCGACGAGTTACTGTTTCAGACACAAAACAGCCGACGAGTTACTGTTTCAGGCGTATAAAAGTGTCGACGAGTTACTGTTTCAGACACAAAATAGCCGACGAGTTACTGTTTCAGGCGTATAAAAGTGTCGACGAGTTACTGTTTCAGACACAAAACCGCCGACGAGTTACTGTTTCAGGCGTATAAAAGTGTCGACGAGTTACTGTTTCAGACACAAAACCGCCGACGAGTTACTGTTTCAGGCGTATAAAAGTGTCGACGAGTTACTGTTTCAGACACAAAACAGCCTACGAGTTACTGTTTCAGGCTTATAAAAGTGTCGACGAGTTACTGTTTCCGACACATAAGCTAAAAGATGAGTTTGAAAGATAAATTGCAAGAGATAgctcattatattaaatctgaATATccagaattaaattttgagaaTGTCTCGGTTTCAGATAGTTGTGTAAGTAATATCTGCACAATTATCTTCAAAAAAGATAATGAtcgcaatttaaaaaaatcattagtcaatgctattaaaagaaaaaattcatCTCTTCGTAAGTGTATTGAAACTATGAACTGTGATGATGTGGCTAATAAATCAGAAATGAatagtagtaaaataataaagtgtatTGAGAATTGTAATTACACGGCcaacgattttataaattacaattacaaaaCTCTAAATAAGATATGTAGACACATTAaagttactataaataatgctAATAGACGTAAAGTGTACAGAGAAAGCAAAAAGTACCTCAACTTGTCCTCTTGTCTACGAGTGGATAACACAGACATTACTGATTCagatagtttttgttttaatgaaaattctgGTAACGACAATGGTACTTTTGAAAACTGCATTTCATATTCTGATCACACAGAGCCTGAACTTGTGCAAAAAGATA
The DNA window shown above is from Aphis gossypii isolate Hap1 chromosome 2, ASM2018417v2, whole genome shotgun sequence and carries:
- the LOC114125923 gene encoding tRNA N(3)-methylcytidine methyltransferase METTL2, with product MTESIDKSKRKQFGNRFLKTDDDVFKHNAWDNVEWDEAQETEALSQVGVHMKSKMPSEKAADLENNADEYWNKFYSVHQEKFFKNRCWLFTEFPEITSLKNEKSSSILEVGCGVGNSVFPILSHCVDNNVHVYCCDFSSNAIKILKENSEYNEEHCTAFVCDITNDEWNPPFALESLDVILLVFVLSAIQPEKLKHVVGKFYQYLKPGGMVLFRDYGRYDMAQLRFKEGRCISENYYSRGDGTLVYFFTQDDVQKLFLEAGFEQVQNIVDRRMQVNRGKQLKMYRVWIQCKYKKPIL